GATCATACAGGAATATTTTGTAGTAGGCACTCCTTATAATCTTATTGAACCAGAAAAATTCAATATATTTATATATTAATAATCCTTACAAGTCTAAAATGTTATGGGATTTTACACTTTAAAATTTATTTCAGAAAAAAAATTCAAACCACAAAAACAAATTTCTAAACCAGGGCCCCCTCCTGCCCCAGTTTTTTTACTTAATCCCTCCATAACTTTACCTCCTTTTAGAGATTTCATAAAATGCAAATTTTGTTCCAGAATTAAAAACCTTTAAAATAGAGGATTTTTTATATTTAAAAGTGTCTCAATGAGACAGGCTTATGGGACACTTGAAATCAGCAGATTCTTGGTAAGGGATCAGAGTAGGGCATATCAAGAATTCTTGTAACACCTAATTTTGTTTTTAATTTAAGGATGCCTTTATCTTTTTTTTCTTTTACTTCACCTATTATTTCACTATCTTTTCCTTTTTCACATTTCCTTAATATTTCAACTGCCTTTTCTGCATCTTTTCTTTTTACAAAGAATATCATTTTCCCCTCATTTGCCATTAAAAGTGGATCTATCCCAAGTATTTCAGAAAGTCCTTTTACTTCATCTGTAACAGGGATTTTTTCTTCAAAAAGAATTATATCAAAACCTGATTCCCTTGCAATTTCATTTAAAACTCCCTGAACACCTCCTCTTGTTGGGTCTCTCATAAAGTGAACTTCTATTTTATTTTCATATAATTTTTCCCATAATTCATTTAAAGGTGCTGTATCGCTTTTTAGTTCACCTTCAATTTCAATATTTTCCCGTGAAACAAGAATTGAAAAACCATGAAGTCCAATGGGTCCATTTACTATTAAAAGGTCTCCCTCTTCAATTTTTTCGTATCCAATTTCAACATCCTCTGGAATAAATCCTATTCCTGAAGTATTTATAAAAATTCCGTCTCCTTTACCTTTTTCAACAACCTTTGTATCTCCTGTAACAATTTTAACTTTTGCTTTTTCAGCCGAAATTTTTACTGAATCAAGAATTTTTCTTAAATCTTCAAAAGGGAATCCTTCTTCTATTATAAGGGATAAGGTTATAAACTCAGGAAATGCACCAACTGCAACAAGGTCATTAACAGTTCCATTTACAGCGAGTTCTCCAATATTTCCACCAGGGAAAAAAATAGGAGACACAACATAGGAATCAGTGGTAAAGGCAATTTTTTTGTTTTTATTTGTTAAAATGGCCGAATCTAATAATTTTTCTAAAAAAGGATTTTTGAATCTTTTTTTTATTTCATTTTCTATGAATTCTCTCATCAAAATTCCGCCTGAACCGTGAGCAAGTTCA
The sequence above is a segment of the candidate division WOR-3 bacterium genome. Coding sequences within it:
- the hypE gene encoding hydrogenase expression/formation protein HypE, which produces MDKIELAHGSGGILMREFIENEIKKRFKNPFLEKLLDSAILTNKNKKIAFTTDSYVVSPIFFPGGNIGELAVNGTVNDLVAVGAFPEFITLSLIIEEGFPFEDLRKILDSVKISAEKAKVKIVTGDTKVVEKGKGDGIFINTSGIGFIPEDVEIGYEKIEEGDLLIVNGPIGLHGFSILVSRENIEIEGELKSDTAPLNELWEKLYENKIEVHFMRDPTRGGVQGVLNEIARESGFDIILFEEKIPVTDEVKGLSEILGIDPLLMANEGKMIFFVKRKDAEKAVEILRKCEKGKDSEIIGEVKEKKDKGILKLKTKLGVTRILDMPYSDPLPRIC